A DNA window from Setaria viridis chromosome 2, Setaria_viridis_v4.0, whole genome shotgun sequence contains the following coding sequences:
- the LOC117844812 gene encoding uncharacterized protein, with protein sequence MSRLQRSSVSFRRQGSSGRIWDDPLRGLDIKGLSTPRAGAVVAPLHPDASILAGDPSPRVVSCSLMRHGGGGGFGSVGASSAAGGVIVERQAASSPATVVVGANGERHERPARRRRRISAAFCACMGHPPASHAQQ encoded by the coding sequence ATGTCGAGGCTGCAGCGGTCGTCGGTGTCGTTCCGGCGGCAGGGCTCGTCGGGGCGCATCTGGGACGACCCGCTGCGGGGCCTCGACATCAAGGGCCTGTCGACGCCGAGGGCGGGCGCCGTCGTGGCGCCGCTGCACCCCGACGCAAGCATCCTCGCCGGGGACCCCTCCCCCCGCGTCGTGTCTTGCTCGCTGatgcgccacggcggcggcggggggttCGGCAGCGTGGGCGCCTCGTCGGCGGCAGGCGGCGTCATCGTGGAGAGACAGGCGGCGTCATCACCGGCgaccgtcgtcgtcggcgcgaACGGCGAGCGCCACGAGcggcccgcgcggcggcggcggaggatctCCGCCGCGTTCTGCGCCTGCATGGGGCACCCGCCCGCGTCGCACGCGCAGCAGTAG